CTCCGCGGCCACGTTCAACGACGACGGCGTCACCGCGCTCTACCAGCACCTGAAGACCTCCCTGGCCGACAAGGGGCTGGAGCTCACCGAGGGCACGCTGGCGCCGGTCGACGTGCGCCACTCCTCCGGAATCCGGCAGGTCGTGCCCACCGACCGGGTCCGCTACCTCGCCGAGATCAGCGAGACGGTGCGTACCTACCACTCCCGGACCGAGCAGCTCGCCGAGGCCGCCCGCCGGGTGCAGCGCCTGGACACGGTCAAGGGCGAACTGGTCGAGGCCGGTTCGGACGCCGCCAACGTGGAGTCGCTGCTCACCGACGCCCGCAGGAGCCTCCCGCACGAGGTCGCGGACCAGATCGAGAACTGGCCCGCCGTCGTCGCGTCCTACTCCGGCGACGAGCAGGTCGTGAAGATCCGGGACAAGGAGATCCGCACCAAGCTGACCCGCGAGTCCCTCTCCGGCAACAAGATCCCCCGTGTCTCGCTGCCGAGGTTCACCGACCACGGCGAGCTGGTGCGGTTCTGGCGCCGCGAGAACCTGCCCGGCCATTTCCCCTTCACCGCCGGGGTGTTCCCGTTCAAGCGGGACGGCGAGGACCCGGCGCGGATGTTCGCCGGTGAGGGCGACCCGTTCCGTACCAACCGGCGCTTCAAGCTGCTCTCCGAGGGCCAGCCCGCCACCCGGCTCTCCACCGCCTTCGACTCGGTCACCCTCTACGGCCGCGACCCGGGCGAGCGCCCCGACATCTACGGCAAGGTCGGCACCTCCGGTGTCTCGGTGGCGACGCTGGAGGACATGAAGGAGCTGTACGACGGCTTCGACCTGATCGCCCCGACCACCTCGGTGTCGATGACGATCAACGGCCCGGCCCCGACCGTGCTCGCGTTCTTCCTCAATACCGCCGTCGACCAGCAGCTCGAACGGTTCCGCGCCACCGAGGGCCGCGAGCCCACCGCCGAGGAGGCGGCCGGGCTGCGCGCGCACGCGCTCGCGACCGTACGCGGCACCGTGCAGGCCGACATCCTCAAGGAGGACCAGGGCCAGAACACCTGCCTGTTCTCCACCGAGTTCTCGCTGCGGATGATGGCCGACATCCAGGAATGGTTCATCGCCAACAAGGTCCGCAACTTCTACTCGGTCTCCATCTCCGGCTACCACATCGCCGAAGCCGGGGCGAACCCGATCAGTCAGCTCGCCTTCACGCTCGCCAACGGCTTCACCTACGTCGAGACCTACCTGGCGCGCGGCATGGACGTCGACGACTTCGCGCCGAACCTGTCGTTCTTCTTCTCCAACGGCATGGACCCCGAGTACTCGGTGCTCGGCCGCGTCGCCCGTCGCGTCTGGGCCGTCGCGATGAAGGAGAAGTACGGCGCCAACGAGCGCTCCCAGAAGCTGAAGTACCACGTCCAGACCTCGGGCCGCTCCCTGCACGCCCAGGAGATGGACTTCAACGACATCCGCACCACGCTGCAGGCGCTCATCGCCATCTACGACAACTGCAACAGCCTGCACACCAACGCCTACGACGAGGCCGTCACCACCCCCACCGAGGAGTCCGTACGCCGGGCCCTGGCCATCCAGCTCATCATCAACCGGGAGTGGGGCCTGGCGATGAACGAGAACCCCCTCCAGGGGTCGTTCATCATCGACGAGCTCACCGACCTGGTCGAAGAAGCGGTCCTCCAGGAGTTCGAGCGGATCAGCGAGCGCGGCGGCGTGCTCGGCGCCATGGAGACCGGCTACCAGCGCGGCCGTATCCAGGACGAGTCCATGCTCTACGAGCAGCGCAAGCACGAGGGTTCGCTGCCCATCATCGGCGTCAATACCTTCCGCAACCCGCACGCCGACACCGCCGAACCCGTCACCCTCGAACTGGCCCGTGCCACCGAGA
This is a stretch of genomic DNA from Streptomyces sp. NA04227. It encodes these proteins:
- the icmF gene encoding fused isobutyryl-CoA mutase/GTPase IcmF; this encodes MSDLQRPVHPVRLVTASALFDGHDASINIMRRIFQSQGAEVIHLGHNRSVQEVVDAALEEDVHGVAVSSYQGGHVEYFEYLVQSLRERGADHIRVVGGGGGVIVPEEITRLRNSGVTIFSPEDGQRLGLAGMINSVVRDCDFDLWDGKPADAEGVLAGDRFAIARAITGAELGKLPPAFMERLRTAAASRVTPVLGITGTGGSGKSSLTDELVRRIRVDQQDKLRIAVIAVDPTRRRGGGALLGDRIRMNSLDGNRIFFRSLATRGSHELPEHLTEVIDVVKAAGFDLVIVETPGIGQGDAAIVPFVDTSLYVMTPEFGAASQLEKIDMLDFADVVTINKFERRGAKDAQRDVSRQLVRNREAFDKRPEDMPVYGTSAATFNDDGVTALYQHLKTSLADKGLELTEGTLAPVDVRHSSGIRQVVPTDRVRYLAEISETVRTYHSRTEQLAEAARRVQRLDTVKGELVEAGSDAANVESLLTDARRSLPHEVADQIENWPAVVASYSGDEQVVKIRDKEIRTKLTRESLSGNKIPRVSLPRFTDHGELVRFWRRENLPGHFPFTAGVFPFKRDGEDPARMFAGEGDPFRTNRRFKLLSEGQPATRLSTAFDSVTLYGRDPGERPDIYGKVGTSGVSVATLEDMKELYDGFDLIAPTTSVSMTINGPAPTVLAFFLNTAVDQQLERFRATEGREPTAEEAAGLRAHALATVRGTVQADILKEDQGQNTCLFSTEFSLRMMADIQEWFIANKVRNFYSVSISGYHIAEAGANPISQLAFTLANGFTYVETYLARGMDVDDFAPNLSFFFSNGMDPEYSVLGRVARRVWAVAMKEKYGANERSQKLKYHVQTSGRSLHAQEMDFNDIRTTLQALIAIYDNCNSLHTNAYDEAVTTPTEESVRRALAIQLIINREWGLAMNENPLQGSFIIDELTDLVEEAVLQEFERISERGGVLGAMETGYQRGRIQDESMLYEQRKHEGSLPIIGVNTFRNPHADTAEPVTLELARATENEKQSQLGRVQDFQSRHQDEAHAALAALKEAAVSGENAFAVLMDAARVCSLQQITEAFFEVGGQYRRNV